Part of the Nitrospinaceae bacterium genome is shown below.
AAATACTGCGCCAACTCGCCACGCGCCGCCTCGCCCTCGGGCGTGTCGTCCTCAACTTTTTCGGGGACCTTCATTTTCGAGACAAGAAGCGCCATGCGGTGCGACTCCGAAGTGTTGCGAATGCCAATGGGCTGCCGCTCGGCCTCGTAGCTCGCGAGGAGATTTGCTCCCCCCCAGCCCTGACAGGCCGCCGCGAGCTTCCAGCCCAGATTGGCGGCATCGTCGATACCCGTGTTCATACCAAAGCCCCCGGTTGGGGTGAACAGGTGTACGGCATCGCCTGCCATGAAGACGCGCCCCTCGCCGTAGCGCTCGGTTACGAGGGCCTGGCCTGCCGTCCAGGGTTTGGACGAGAGGATTTTCACCGGCACATCGGCGCCTATTTGGGCAAGCGCGATTTTTTTTGCATCCTCATTCGAGACCTCCTCGCCAGGATCGAGCTTGGTGAACATCAAGAACTTGCCCTTGCCGTCCAGCGTGATGAAGGCTGATCGCTGCTCAGGGTTTGTCACTTGGGTGTGAAATGCCGGAGGATTGGCGAGGACATCATAAATCCCCGGCGCCTCAAGGTAGGTGGATTGCATGCGGCCCATCATGTAGTTCACGTCCTTGCCGCCATCGCCTGCGTAGCGGATGCCAAGCTCGCGGCGAACCGTTGAGTGCGCCCCGTCGCAACCCACGAGGTAGGCACACCGTAAGGTTTCCTTCTTTCCGCTCCTCGCCACCTCAAGCTCGGCCTCTACGTGGTCCGCGAGTTGGGTGAAACCCAGCAGCCGCCAGCCAAAGCGAACATCGGCGGCGGGAAGCTCGTCTGCTTTGTCTTTGAGTATCTGCTCGACGAGCATTTGCGAGACACGGTGCAGCGGCTCGGGCCCCACTTCGCGCTCAGGAGATCCGGGGGCGATCTTTTCGGCGGCCGAGGGCATCTTGAAGCGCACAATCTCCTGGCCGTTGAGCCGGGTGAGATAGACTGAATCCGTCACATGCGCAAGGGGAAGTCCCGTTTCGCGAACTTTGGGCGCAACCCCGAAGCGGCGATAATGCTCCATCGTGCGGGCGTTCATGGTGTTGCCCTGTGGATGGGTGGCGACGGTCTCGCTCTCGTTGACGATTGCACAGGGAGTGCCGCGCAACGCCAGCTCAATCGTGAGGCAGAGCCCCACGGGTCCCCCTCCGCAAATTAAAACTTGTGTGTCGAGATCAGGCATGGTGCGCTTCTCCTTAGCTTACGATCGTGCTCTTCAAAATATCTTCATTTGGCTCTAGGCCTAGCCCCGGCGTCAGGGGCAGGGTGTAGGAGCCATTTTCGGGCTGAGGTGGGTCGATGAAAATCTGATTCAAGGCGCGCCACATGAGCAGGTGGAACTCGACCCGCGTGCCGTTGTCCATCCCGGCCTGAAGATGGGCGTTGATGTGCGGCCAGCCGCCCCCGTTGGCGATGGGAAGGTTGAAGGCCTGGGCCATGGCGGCGACTTTGGCCCCCTCGGTGAAGCCCCCAACGTAGGCCACATTGGGCTGGGCCATGTCGATGGACTCGTTCACCAACAGTTCGCGGTGGCGCCATTTTGAGCTCTCGTTTTGCCCGGCCACAATCGGAATCGAAGTATGCCGCCGGAGCTGGGCGAGGAGTTTGGGGTCGTTGCCCCAGATCGGCTCCTCAAACCAGCCGATGCCGCAATCTTCAACTTTTTTACAAAGCTCAAGGGCCTGGTGGTAGGGCATCTTGTAGTTCGAGTCGATCAATATTTCAGGCCCCTCGCCAATCTCCTCGCGGACCCGGCGCACGCGGGCGGCATCCTCGTCCACATCCACGTTGTCGCGGTCGGCGCCGACAACCATCTTGAGGCGGGTAAACCCCTCGTTGAGCCAGCTTCGTGCGGCGATGGCGAGTTGATCGCGGGAGTATTCTCCCAATCCGAAGGTGACGTATGCCGGGACTGTTGCATCGGCGCCGCCAAGCAGCCGCCAAATGGGCTCGCCAAAATGTTTGCCCTTGATGTCCCAAAGGGCGATGTCCACCGCGCTCTGGGCCGCCGAGAAGGTGCCTCCTTGGTAGCGTGGGTCGTGGCGGTAGAAGCATTTGTGCCAGAGACGCTCGTGGGCCAGCGGGTCCTCACCGATGAGCAGCGGGGCAAGCTCGGAGTTGATGTGCTCGCGCACGGCGTTTTGTTGTATCGCGCCGGTGAGGCCGTAGCCGGTGATGCCTGAATCGGTTTCGACCCGGACAAAAATCAGGGCCCAGGGAAGCTGTTTGTCTAGAAGCGGCACATCGTTCGGGACAATATGCCGGCTGGCCTCGATCTTGGTGATTTTCATGGATGATTCCTCCGGTGATGAATTGAAAGATTTTTGATTTTTTTAGATGTAGTGCGCCGAGCCGCCGCCAACCTCTACCGTCACCCCGGTGACGAAGCTTGCCCGAGCCGAGGCGAGGAAGACGGCGACGTTTGCCACCTCCTCGGGCTGGCCCAGGCGTTTTAAAATCGAGGCATTCTCCCTGTTTTTCCAGGCGTCCTCTATCGTGCCGCCGAGGCGCTCGGCTATCCATTCGAGTCGCTCGGGCATCCCTTCGGTCTCGATAGGCCCCGGGCAAACGTTGTTGACCAGGATGCCGAACTGGGCCCCCTCGTGCGCGAGGGTTTTGGTAAAGCTGTTGAGCGAGGCTTTTGTCAGCGAGGTGGCCATGTCGCCGGGAAGGTAGACCTGCTTTCCGGCAAGCCCGGTGATGTTGACGACGCGGCCCTGGCTCGATTTTTTTAGATGCGGCCATGCCGCTCGCGCGCAGCGAATCGCGCTCATTACGTTGCGCTCGATTTCAGTGTGCCAGTCTGTGTCGGATAACTCCTCGATGCCTGCGAGCTTAATCTGTCCCACGTTGTTGACGAGAACGTCGAGCCCGCCTAGCGCCTCTACGGCCTCTGCCGCCGCTCGCTCGCAATCCTCGGGTTTGCTCAAGTCAGCGGCAACTGTCGTTATTTTTGAGCCCGTCTCGGCCCGGAGTTTTTCGGCCGCCTTCTCCAGCACCTCGGGCCGCCTCGCGCATAGCGCAACGCTAGCGCCCTCTTGCGCCAGCCCCCTGGCCACAGCGTGTCCGATTCCCTGGCTCGATCCCCCCACGAGGGCGCATTTTCCCTTCAATTCCATATCCACGGCAGACTCCTTATCGATGGCGCATACCGCCCGCGCCGAGTGGTCGAATTATTTGGATGAAAGTTACTCTCATTGTAATTGGCGGGGGGCGGCTTCACAACTTGTGGTCATGATATAGGTCCCCCACATCCAGGAGGGCGAGCTATGGAGGCCGAGGCTTCGAGGCAATTGGATATCGAATTTGTCTAAGAGTATTTAATAGAGGGGAGGAAATAAAAAAAACCGCCCGGAAGAGTTTCCCCTCCCGGGCGGTGGGTGTACTGGTGGTTAGCTACTTAGCCGCCTCTTGGCCGACCATTTATTTAATTATTTCGCATTTCCTGTCCGGCGGGCATGGCGCCTTCCCTACTAGCAACTGGTAGTCGAAGGTGACGCCACCGGCTTTACTGTCATTTGGTCTCCAATTACCT
Proteins encoded:
- a CDS encoding monooxygenase, translating into MPDLDTQVLICGGGPVGLCLTIELALRGTPCAIVNESETVATHPQGNTMNARTMEHYRRFGVAPKVRETGLPLAHVTDSVYLTRLNGQEIVRFKMPSAAEKIAPGSPEREVGPEPLHRVSQMLVEQILKDKADELPAADVRFGWRLLGFTQLADHVEAELEVARSGKKETLRCAYLVGCDGAHSTVRRELGIRYAGDGGKDVNYMMGRMQSTYLEAPGIYDVLANPPAFHTQVTNPEQRSAFITLDGKGKFLMFTKLDPGEEVSNEDAKKIALAQIGADVPVKILSSKPWTAGQALVTERYGEGRVFMAGDAVHLFTPTGGFGMNTGIDDAANLGWKLAAACQGWGGANLLASYEAERQPIGIRNTSESHRMALLVSKMKVPEKVEDDTPEGEAARGELAQYLLENLPELFGAEGIQLGARYDGSPLIDHAGETPPVDDPAGYAPTACPGGRAPHFWLSNGQALYDDFGEGFTLLRFDSETDVSGFEAAAQKRGVPLKVLDIDDPKGRALYEKNLVLIRPDQHVAWRSETPPSDPNALIARVTGAA
- a CDS encoding mandelate racemase/muconate lactonizing enzyme family protein; this translates as MKITKIEASRHIVPNDVPLLDKQLPWALIFVRVETDSGITGYGLTGAIQQNAVREHINSELAPLLIGEDPLAHERLWHKCFYRHDPRYQGGTFSAAQSAVDIALWDIKGKHFGEPIWRLLGGADATVPAYVTFGLGEYSRDQLAIAARSWLNEGFTRLKMVVGADRDNVDVDEDAARVRRVREEIGEGPEILIDSNYKMPYHQALELCKKVEDCGIGWFEEPIWGNDPKLLAQLRRHTSIPIVAGQNESSKWRHRELLVNESIDMAQPNVAYVGGFTEGAKVAAMAQAFNLPIANGGGWPHINAHLQAGMDNGTRVEFHLLMWRALNQIFIDPPQPENGSYTLPLTPGLGLEPNEDILKSTIVS
- a CDS encoding SDR family oxidoreductase, with translation MDMELKGKCALVGGSSQGIGHAVARGLAQEGASVALCARRPEVLEKAAEKLRAETGSKITTVAADLSKPEDCERAAAEAVEALGGLDVLVNNVGQIKLAGIEELSDTDWHTEIERNVMSAIRCARAAWPHLKKSSQGRVVNITGLAGKQVYLPGDMATSLTKASLNSFTKTLAHEGAQFGILVNNVCPGPIETEGMPERLEWIAERLGGTIEDAWKNRENASILKRLGQPEEVANVAVFLASARASFVTGVTVEVGGGSAHYI